The following coding sequences are from one Roseburia hominis A2-183 window:
- a CDS encoding recombinase family protein produces MRNEKITPLYERLSRDDELQGESNSISNQKQMLEDFARRNGLPNPTHFTDDGISGTRFDRPGFLAMMEEVEAGRVEAIVIKDMSRLGRDYLKVGQVMEVLRQRGVRLIAINDGVDSLKGDDDFTPFRNIMNEFYARDTSRKIRSVFKAKGMSGKHLTGTVIYGYLWDEKREHWLVDEEAAEVVRRIFSLTLEGYGPYQIACKLSADRIEIPVVHLARFNEGVNRSKPVKDPYGWGSSTIVNILKKREYLGHTINFKTRKHFKDKKSHYVSEDEWTIFENTHEAIIDQQTFDLAQKIRSNVRRYPNGWGEAAPLTGLLYCADCGGKMYVHRTNNGKRISQYTCSNYTKVPCGTLCHTQHRINESAVLTLVSDTLRAIAEYSKNDRTEFIHTVQETQVAQQSADIAKKRRRLAAAQKRAGELEKLICKIYEDNVLGKLPDARYRALDAQYAKEQDALEIEIAELEKAVTGYEQSQKSAEKFIALIDKYENFDTLTNTMLNEFVEKILVHERARKGSQDTTQEIEIYFNFLGRYIPPSLQPVPLTPEEQEELRKKEERKDRLHQNYLKRKASGAQKRYEDKIKAKKKAEMDAKKALIRAEDMKKGVFSTVGQLPKEEPRKGSIAASAAV; encoded by the coding sequence ATGAGAAATGAAAAAATTACCCCACTGTACGAGCGCCTGAGCCGGGACGACGAGTTACAGGGCGAGAGCAATTCCATATCCAACCAAAAACAGATGTTAGAGGATTTTGCCCGCCGGAATGGGCTGCCAAACCCTACGCACTTTACAGATGATGGTATCTCAGGCACCCGTTTTGACCGCCCCGGATTTTTGGCGATGATGGAGGAAGTGGAGGCAGGGCGTGTAGAGGCAATCGTCATCAAGGACATGAGCCGGTTGGGGCGCGACTATCTGAAGGTCGGTCAGGTCATGGAGGTTTTGCGGCAACGCGGTGTTCGTCTGATCGCCATCAACGACGGTGTGGACAGTCTGAAAGGCGATGACGATTTTACCCCATTCCGCAACATCATGAATGAATTTTACGCCCGTGATACCAGCAGGAAAATCCGTTCTGTGTTTAAGGCAAAAGGTATGAGCGGCAAGCACCTGACCGGCACTGTGATTTACGGCTACTTATGGGACGAAAAACGGGAGCATTGGCTGGTAGATGAGGAAGCCGCCGAAGTGGTACGCCGTATCTTCTCCCTCACGCTGGAGGGATATGGGCCTTATCAGATTGCCTGCAAATTATCCGCAGATCGGATTGAAATTCCCGTCGTACACCTTGCCCGCTTCAACGAGGGTGTGAACCGTTCAAAGCCGGTCAAAGACCCCTATGGATGGGGATCATCTACCATCGTGAACATTTTGAAAAAACGAGAGTATTTGGGGCACACCATCAATTTCAAGACCCGCAAGCACTTTAAGGACAAGAAAAGCCACTATGTTTCTGAGGACGAATGGACGATCTTTGAGAATACCCATGAAGCCATTATCGACCAGCAGACCTTTGATTTGGCGCAGAAAATCCGCAGCAATGTACGGCGTTATCCAAACGGCTGGGGCGAAGCGGCTCCCCTCACAGGATTGCTCTATTGTGCCGATTGCGGCGGCAAGATGTATGTCCACCGCACCAACAATGGCAAGAGGATTTCTCAATATACCTGTTCCAATTATACCAAAGTTCCGTGTGGGACACTATGCCATACACAACACCGTATCAATGAGAGTGCTGTTCTGACATTGGTTTCCGACACGCTCCGGGCTATCGCTGAATATTCCAAAAATGACCGGACGGAATTTATTCACACCGTTCAGGAAACGCAGGTTGCCCAACAGAGTGCCGATATAGCGAAAAAGCGCAGGCGTCTGGCCGCTGCTCAAAAGAGAGCCGGAGAACTGGAAAAACTGATTTGCAAAATCTATGAGGACAATGTCCTCGGCAAGCTGCCGGATGCACGATATAGGGCGCTTGATGCACAGTATGCCAAAGAGCAGGACGCACTTGAGATTGAAATTGCGGAGCTGGAAAAGGCTGTTACCGGCTACGAGCAAAGCCAGAAATCAGCGGAGAAATTTATAGCCCTGATTGATAAATACGAGAATTTTGACACGCTGACAAACACCATGCTCAATGAGTTTGTAGAGAAAATCCTTGTCCACGAACGCGCCCGAAAAGGCAGTCAGGACACCACGCAGGAAATTGAAATCTACTTCAATTTTTTAGGACGCTATATCCCACCATCCTTACAGCCGGTTCCTTTAACCCCGGAGGAACAGGAAGAACTGCGGAAAAAAGAAGAACGCAAGGACAGGCTTCATCAGAATTATTTGAAGCGGAAAGCCAGCGGCGCACAGAAACGGTATGAGGACAAAATCAAGGCGAAGAAAAAAGCGGAAATGGACGCTAAGAAAGCCCTGATCCGGGCTGAGGATATGAAAAAAGGCGTTTTTTCTACTGTCGGACAG